In Devosia chinhatensis, the following are encoded in one genomic region:
- a CDS encoding ABC transporter substrate-binding protein — protein MAQTPPNILVVGQIAEPASLDPHVSTASNDFRIAVNIYDGLVRNAPGTLEIEPALATDWTISEDGLEYTFTLRDGVTFHDGSSFNAEAVKFNFDRMLDDAHPFHETGPFPLSFNFASIDSVEVVDELTVRFTLSEPFAPFMSNLASPTGLIVSPSAVEQYGADYGRHPSGTGAFKFEEWQSNSRVLASRNDAYWDGAPALEAVIFRPITDANTRVAEMLSGGIDVLLETPPDNVAQFSGDANYQVVEAVGPHVWYVMLNAKDGPFADVRVRQAVNYAVNKESLVSDVLQGTADVSAGPIPPAFNWAYNEDVQPYPYDPEKARELLAEAGAEGASLTFLVTEGGSGMLDPVPMGTAIQADLAAVGLNVEIQTYEWNTFLSEVNPGLEGKADMAEMAWMTSDPDTLPFLTLRTAAWPEEGGFNSSYYSNPEVDALLDQARLSTDPEERGDLYRQVQALTHEDAPWLFVANWKQNAVVTSAVGDFELQPDFSLVLRDVTKQ, from the coding sequence ATGGCGCAGACCCCGCCTAATATCCTGGTCGTCGGCCAGATCGCCGAGCCGGCCTCGCTCGATCCGCACGTCTCGACTGCCTCGAACGATTTCCGCATCGCGGTGAACATCTATGACGGCCTGGTTCGCAATGCGCCGGGCACGCTCGAAATCGAGCCGGCCTTGGCGACCGATTGGACCATTTCCGAGGATGGCCTCGAATATACGTTTACCCTTCGCGACGGCGTCACCTTCCATGATGGCAGCAGCTTCAATGCCGAGGCGGTGAAGTTCAACTTCGATCGCATGCTCGATGACGCCCACCCCTTCCACGAGACCGGCCCCTTCCCGCTCTCGTTCAACTTCGCTTCCATCGACAGTGTCGAGGTGGTGGACGAGCTGACCGTCAGGTTCACCCTCAGCGAGCCCTTTGCCCCGTTCATGAGCAATCTGGCCTCGCCGACCGGCCTCATCGTGTCCCCTTCTGCCGTCGAGCAGTATGGCGCCGATTATGGCCGTCACCCCTCGGGCACGGGCGCCTTCAAGTTCGAGGAATGGCAGTCCAACAGCCGCGTCCTCGCTTCGCGCAATGACGCCTATTGGGATGGTGCTCCTGCGCTCGAAGCGGTGATTTTCCGCCCCATCACCGATGCCAATACACGCGTCGCCGAAATGCTCTCCGGCGGCATTGACGTGCTGCTCGAAACCCCGCCCGACAATGTCGCCCAGTTCTCGGGCGACGCCAATTACCAGGTTGTGGAAGCCGTCGGCCCCCATGTCTGGTACGTCATGCTCAACGCCAAGGACGGCCCCTTCGCCGATGTCCGCGTGCGCCAGGCAGTGAACTATGCCGTCAACAAGGAAAGCCTCGTCAGCGATGTGCTTCAGGGCACGGCTGACGTCTCCGCCGGCCCAATTCCGCCCGCCTTCAACTGGGCCTATAACGAAGACGTCCAGCCCTATCCCTATGATCCGGAAAAAGCCCGCGAACTGCTCGCCGAAGCCGGTGCAGAAGGTGCTTCTCTGACCTTCCTCGTGACCGAAGGCGGCTCGGGCATGCTCGATCCGGTACCGATGGGCACTGCCATCCAGGCGGACCTTGCGGCCGTGGGGCTCAATGTCGAGATCCAGACCTATGAGTGGAACACCTTCCTTTCGGAAGTGAATCCCGGCCTCGAAGGCAAGGCAGACATGGCCGAAATGGCCTGGATGACCTCCGATCCGGACACCCTGCCCTTCCTCACCCTGCGCACCGCCGCATGGCCCGAAGAAGGCGGTTTCAACTCGTCCTATTATTCCAATCCGGAAGTGGACGCGCTGCTCGACCAGGCCCGCCTCTCGACCGATCCGGAAGAGCGCGGCGACCTCTACCGCCAGGTTCAGGCCCTCACTCACGAAGACGCCCCTTGGCTCTTCGTCGCCAACTGGAAGCAGAATGCCGTCGTCACCAGCGCTGTCGGCGACTTCGAACTGCAGCCCGACTTCAGCCTCGTCCTCCGGGACGTGACCAAGCAGTAA
- a CDS encoding DUF1028 domain-containing protein: protein MTFSIVARDPDTGAFGVATATAGPMVGALVPHGLAGTGAVATQAMTNPYIALDALAALEEAEASLALAAALEGDEDRQRRQAIVVDRQGRTSGWTGEQCEGAAGHVLNDNVAVAGNMLTDDAVLDAVMTGFGAPAGHFGRALYNGLASGARAGGDKRGLGSAALKVFGTEAYPALDLRIDWSADPIGDLEALLALAMDGNYADFFAQVPRRG from the coding sequence ATGACGTTCTCCATTGTTGCCCGCGATCCCGATACAGGCGCGTTCGGCGTTGCCACGGCGACGGCAGGGCCGATGGTGGGGGCGCTGGTGCCGCATGGTCTGGCCGGAACAGGCGCCGTGGCGACGCAGGCTATGACCAATCCCTATATCGCACTCGACGCCCTGGCAGCGCTCGAAGAAGCCGAGGCCTCCCTGGCGCTGGCGGCGGCGCTGGAGGGCGATGAAGATCGGCAGAGGCGGCAGGCCATCGTCGTGGATCGGCAGGGCCGGACGTCAGGCTGGACGGGGGAACAATGCGAAGGCGCGGCGGGGCATGTCCTCAATGACAATGTTGCGGTGGCCGGCAACATGCTCACCGACGACGCCGTGCTCGACGCAGTAATGACCGGTTTTGGCGCTCCGGCCGGACATTTTGGCCGAGCGCTCTATAACGGGCTGGCTTCCGGCGCCCGGGCCGGGGGCGACAAAAGGGGGCTGGGCTCGGCCGCGCTCAAGGTCTTCGGCACCGAGGCCTATCCCGCGCTCGATCTGCGGATCGACTGGTCGGCGGACCCGATCGGTGACCTCGAAGCCCTGCTGGCCCTTGCGATGGACGGCAATTATGCCGACTTCTTCGCGCAGGTGCCGCGACGCGGCTAG
- a CDS encoding osmoprotectant NAGGN system M42 family peptidase: MIDTDYLLDRLLQLVKTPSPVGMTERAVALVDTWLRELGYSPKYTRRGVLFVEVGNGPPRRALAAHLDTLGAMVTELKPNGRLALRNTGTWAARFAEGARVTIFSDRGEHRGTILPLKASGHRFNTEVDTQPADWDNLEIRVDATLPDRDALVSAGFNVGDMVAVDAQPEVVDGFIVSRHLDDKAGCATLLAVLKAIAEGKIEVAVPFQAMFTIAEEIGIGGTHGFGREVEELLAIDNAVTAPNQASRDDAVTIAMRDRQGPFDARMTRHLLDICAHAAIPHVRDTFRHYRSDSAAAVEAGWDIRVGLVCFSLDSSHGWERTHMDSLVALGTLLTGYVESEIAA, translated from the coding sequence ATGATCGACACCGATTACCTCCTCGACCGCCTGCTCCAGCTCGTCAAAACCCCCAGCCCCGTCGGCATGACCGAGCGCGCCGTAGCGCTTGTCGACACCTGGCTGCGCGAACTGGGATATTCCCCGAAATATACCCGCCGCGGCGTGCTCTTCGTCGAAGTGGGTAATGGGCCACCCCGCCGCGCCCTCGCCGCCCATCTCGATACGCTCGGGGCCATGGTCACCGAACTCAAGCCCAATGGCCGGCTTGCCCTGCGCAATACCGGCACCTGGGCCGCCCGCTTCGCCGAGGGCGCCCGCGTCACCATTTTCTCCGACAGAGGCGAACATCGCGGCACTATCCTGCCCCTCAAGGCCTCGGGTCACCGCTTCAATACCGAAGTCGACACCCAGCCAGCCGATTGGGACAATCTCGAAATCCGCGTCGACGCCACCCTGCCCGACCGCGATGCGCTCGTCAGCGCCGGCTTCAATGTCGGCGACATGGTCGCCGTGGACGCTCAGCCCGAAGTCGTCGACGGCTTCATCGTTTCGCGCCATCTGGACGATAAGGCTGGCTGCGCCACGCTTCTGGCCGTCCTCAAGGCGATCGCCGAGGGCAAGATCGAAGTCGCCGTCCCCTTCCAGGCCATGTTCACCATTGCCGAGGAAATCGGCATTGGCGGCACCCATGGCTTTGGTCGCGAGGTCGAGGAACTGCTCGCCATCGACAATGCGGTGACGGCGCCCAACCAGGCATCGCGGGACGACGCCGTCACCATTGCCATGAGGGATCGCCAGGGTCCCTTTGACGCGCGCATGACCCGGCATCTGCTCGATATCTGCGCCCACGCCGCCATTCCGCACGTCCGGGATACCTTCCGCCATTACCGCTCCGACAGCGCCGCTGCGGTCGAGGCCGGTTGGGATATCCGTGTCGGCCTCGTCTGTTTCTCGCTCGACAGTTCGCATGGCTGGGAGCGCACGCATATGGACTCGCTCGTCGCGCTCGGCACGTTGCTGACCGGATACGTGGAATCCGAGATCGCGGCCTAA
- a CDS encoding SDR family oxidoreductase, translating to MASLEGKVVFITAAAQGIGRASAEAFARAGAQVIATDVNATRLAELDGRDGISTRVLDVLSADAVRLAVSEIGRIDVLFNCAGVVHSGTVLEMSDADLDFALDLNVRAQIRTIQAVLPQMLERKDGAIINMATVASSVKGVPKRAAYTISKAAVVGLTKSIAADYTASNIRVNAICPGTVDSPSLHERWQATGDFEGAKRAFIARQPIGRIARPEEVADLAVYLAGATYTTGQVHIIDGGWTA from the coding sequence ATGGCCAGTCTCGAGGGCAAGGTCGTCTTCATTACCGCCGCCGCGCAGGGCATTGGCCGCGCCTCGGCCGAAGCCTTTGCCCGCGCCGGTGCACAGGTGATCGCCACCGACGTCAACGCCACCCGGCTTGCCGAACTCGACGGCCGCGACGGCATCAGCACGCGCGTGCTCGATGTGCTTTCTGCCGATGCCGTGCGCCTGGCCGTTTCGGAGATCGGCCGGATCGATGTGCTCTTCAATTGCGCCGGCGTCGTCCATTCGGGCACCGTGCTGGAGATGAGCGACGCCGATCTCGATTTCGCACTCGATCTCAATGTCCGGGCCCAGATCCGCACCATCCAGGCCGTGCTGCCGCAGATGCTCGAGCGCAAGGATGGCGCCATCATCAACATGGCCACCGTCGCCTCGTCGGTTAAGGGCGTGCCCAAGCGCGCCGCCTATACCATCTCGAAGGCCGCTGTGGTCGGGCTCACCAAATCCATCGCCGCCGATTACACCGCCAGCAATATCCGGGTGAACGCCATTTGCCCGGGCACCGTGGATTCGCCCAGCCTGCACGAGCGCTGGCAGGCGACCGGCGATTTCGAGGGGGCGAAAAGAGCGTTCATTGCCCGCCAGCCGATCGGGCGGATCGCCCGGCCGGAGGAAGTCGCAGACCTCGCCGTCTATCTGGCCGGAGCGACCTACACGACCGGGCAGGTCCACATCATCGATGGCGGCTGGACGGCCTAG
- a CDS encoding ATP-binding cassette domain-containing protein — MSENAVQIRDLVKTFGGGRSLFGRKATEVQAVRGISLNLKRGETLGIVGESGSGKSTLARMLIGLEAPSAGTMLIDNKPWSDLASAGSRAFGRTIQYVFQDPVASLNPRKTIGQILDVPLRLLCGYDATKRAIRKRELVDAVQMPLDTLERYPHEFSGGQAQRIAIARALAAEASILVLDEPVSALDVSVQAQVLLLLQQLRDDLGLSYLFISHDLAVVESISDRVAVMYLGEVVEVGPAAALFAAPQHDYTRSLIASAPRLTAPDAA, encoded by the coding sequence ATGAGCGAAAACGCCGTCCAGATCCGCGATCTCGTCAAGACCTTTGGCGGCGGTCGATCGCTCTTTGGCAGGAAAGCCACCGAAGTGCAGGCCGTTCGCGGCATCTCGCTGAACCTCAAGCGCGGCGAGACCCTTGGCATCGTCGGGGAAAGCGGTTCCGGCAAGTCGACGCTTGCCCGTATGCTGATCGGGCTTGAGGCCCCCAGCGCCGGCACCATGCTGATCGACAACAAACCATGGTCCGACCTGGCCTCCGCCGGCTCCCGCGCCTTCGGCCGCACCATTCAATATGTGTTCCAGGACCCGGTCGCCTCGCTCAATCCGCGCAAAACCATCGGACAGATCCTCGACGTGCCGCTGCGCCTGCTCTGCGGCTATGACGCCACGAAGCGCGCCATCCGCAAGCGCGAACTGGTCGATGCCGTGCAGATGCCGCTCGATACGCTCGAGCGTTATCCGCACGAATTCTCCGGCGGCCAGGCCCAGCGCATCGCCATTGCCCGCGCCCTTGCCGCCGAGGCCAGCATTCTGGTGCTCGACGAGCCGGTTTCGGCGCTCGACGTCTCGGTGCAGGCCCAGGTGCTGCTGCTGCTCCAGCAATTGCGCGACGATCTGGGCCTGTCCTATCTCTTCATCAGCCACGACCTGGCCGTGGTGGAATCGATTTCCGATCGCGTCGCCGTCATGTATCTCGGGGAAGTGGTGGAGGTCGGCCCCGCAGCCGCGCTCTTCGCCGCCCCGCAGCACGATTATACGCGGTCGCTCATCGCCAGCGCGCCGCGCCTCACCGCACCGGACGCCGCATGA
- the cobM gene encoding precorrin-4 C(11)-methyltransferase, with protein MTVHFIGAGPGAADLITVRGRDLLARCRVCLYAGSIVPREMLDWCPPGARLVDTAPLSLDEIEAEYVRAHEEGEDVARLHSGDLSVWSAVAEQIRRLDRLAIPYDLTPGVPAFAAAAAALGRELTIPAIAQSLVLTRVSGRASPMPQGETLSAFATTGATLAIHLAIHALDQVVAELTPHYGADCPVAIVAHASWPDQKILRGTLADIAAAFAADPVERTALIFVGRGLGADDFRESSLYDPDYQRRFRGR; from the coding sequence ATGACTGTGCATTTCATCGGTGCCGGGCCCGGTGCTGCCGATCTCATCACCGTGCGCGGCCGCGACCTGCTCGCCCGCTGCAGGGTCTGCCTCTATGCCGGCTCCATCGTCCCCAGGGAAATGCTGGACTGGTGCCCGCCCGGCGCCCGGCTCGTCGATACGGCGCCGCTGTCGCTCGACGAGATCGAGGCAGAATACGTGAGGGCCCATGAGGAGGGCGAGGACGTCGCGCGCCTCCATTCAGGCGACCTTTCCGTCTGGAGCGCGGTCGCCGAACAGATCCGCCGGCTCGACCGGCTCGCCATTCCCTATGATCTCACCCCCGGCGTCCCCGCCTTCGCCGCCGCCGCCGCTGCTTTGGGGCGCGAACTCACCATTCCCGCAATTGCGCAAAGCCTGGTGCTGACCCGCGTCTCCGGCCGCGCCTCCCCCATGCCACAGGGGGAAACCCTTTCAGCCTTCGCGACGACCGGCGCAACGCTCGCCATTCACCTCGCCATCCATGCGCTGGACCAGGTCGTGGCCGAGCTGACCCCCCATTATGGCGCTGATTGTCCGGTGGCGATCGTCGCTCATGCGAGCTGGCCCGACCAGAAGATCCTGCGCGGCACCCTGGCCGACATTGCTGCTGCCTTTGCCGCCGACCCCGTGGAGCGCACCGCGCTGATCTTTGTTGGCCGCGGCCTCGGCGCTGATGATTTCCGCGAAAGTTCGCTTTACGATCCCGATTACCAACGCCGCTTCCGCGGACGCTGA
- a CDS encoding ABC transporter permease, with amino-acid sequence MPTYIAKRLLAAIPVILGLSIIVFLVMKLIPGDPAQALLGSYATPDNVERINRALGLDRSWPEQYFIWIGNLLQGDFGRSYILNRPVLDEVIERFGATLILAGASLVICSVLGILAGIVSAVRQFGWTDRIVTFFVLIGISMPAFFLGLVFILFFAVQWRLLPASGMYAVYGGGDLPDLLRHLILPASTLAIVATGVVARLTRAAMLEVLRQDFIRTARAKGLSENKVIYRHAFRAALVSIIPVLGIQAGFVLGGAVYIETVFQWPGLGQMLVKAVSTRDILLVQGGVLIAATVYVLVNLLADVAQAMLDPRLKA; translated from the coding sequence ATGCCCACCTACATTGCCAAGCGCCTCCTTGCGGCAATCCCGGTCATTCTCGGCCTCTCGATCATCGTCTTCCTCGTCATGAAGCTGATCCCCGGCGATCCGGCCCAGGCGCTTCTCGGCTCCTATGCCACCCCTGACAACGTCGAGCGCATCAACCGGGCGCTGGGCCTCGACCGCTCCTGGCCGGAGCAATATTTCATCTGGATCGGCAATCTGCTGCAGGGCGATTTCGGCCGCTCCTACATTCTCAATCGCCCCGTCCTCGATGAAGTTATCGAACGCTTCGGCGCCACACTCATTCTTGCCGGCGCATCGCTGGTCATCTGCTCGGTCCTCGGCATTCTCGCCGGCATCGTCTCTGCCGTGCGCCAGTTCGGCTGGACCGATCGTATCGTCACCTTCTTCGTGCTGATCGGCATTTCCATGCCCGCCTTCTTCCTCGGGCTCGTCTTCATCCTCTTCTTTGCCGTGCAATGGCGGCTCCTGCCGGCCTCGGGCATGTATGCCGTCTATGGCGGAGGCGACCTGCCGGACCTGTTGCGCCACCTCATCCTGCCCGCTTCGACCCTTGCCATCGTCGCCACCGGCGTCGTCGCGCGCCTCACGCGCGCCGCCATGCTCGAAGTGCTGCGCCAGGATTTCATCCGCACCGCCCGCGCCAAGGGACTTTCCGAGAACAAGGTGATCTATCGCCACGCCTTCCGGGCGGCCCTCGTCTCCATCATACCGGTCTTGGGCATCCAGGCCGGCTTCGTGCTCGGCGGGGCGGTCTATATCGAAACCGTCTTCCAGTGGCCGGGCCTGGGACAGATGCTGGTCAAGGCGGTGTCCACCCGTGACATCCTCCTCGTCCAGGGCGGCGTGTTGATCGCGGCCACCGTCTATGTGCTCGTCAATCTTCTGGCCGACGTCGCCCAGGCCATGCTCGACCCGAGGCTCAAGGCATGA
- a CDS encoding FadR/GntR family transcriptional regulator, which yields MSEIETPPRRKRTDEIVDAIKRMIVEHGLAPGDRLPQERDLIAQFTASKGTVREALKALEVQGLISVRTGPGGGAFIERMSEGRAMSLLSNFLFAKNLSIANIYEMRKVLEPQLAASATPHIDEAGLNRLEAIIRIYDHEPADATERWNQRMAELDFHGVVAEYSDNPILAFTCRFLQRLLKDLTIAQDIYVQPEPVSRESGIRHQRDLIDAMRRRDPPAAAAILSAHMAEAEQHMLGLEAKLEDRFLEEISPSRSRKRRSA from the coding sequence ATGAGCGAGATCGAGACACCGCCCCGCCGCAAGCGCACTGACGAGATCGTCGACGCCATCAAGCGCATGATCGTCGAGCATGGCCTGGCTCCCGGCGACCGCCTCCCCCAGGAGCGCGACCTCATCGCCCAGTTCACAGCCAGCAAGGGCACCGTGCGCGAGGCCCTCAAGGCGCTGGAAGTCCAGGGGCTGATTTCCGTCCGCACCGGCCCGGGCGGCGGCGCCTTCATCGAGCGCATGTCCGAAGGCCGGGCGATGAGCCTGCTCTCCAACTTCCTCTTCGCCAAGAACCTCTCCATCGCCAATATCTACGAGATGCGCAAAGTGCTGGAGCCGCAATTGGCCGCCAGCGCCACCCCGCATATCGACGAGGCCGGCCTCAACCGGCTCGAAGCGATCATCCGCATCTATGATCACGAGCCGGCCGATGCCACCGAGCGCTGGAATCAGCGCATGGCCGAGCTCGATTTCCACGGCGTCGTCGCCGAATATTCCGATAATCCGATCCTCGCCTTCACCTGCCGGTTTCTCCAGCGCCTCCTCAAGGATCTCACCATCGCGCAGGACATTTATGTCCAGCCTGAGCCCGTCTCGCGCGAAAGCGGCATCCGCCATCAGCGCGACCTGATCGATGCCATGCGCCGTCGTGATCCGCCAGCAGCTGCAGCAATCCTCTCCGCGCATATGGCGGAAGCCGAGCAGCACATGCTGGGGCTTGAGGCCAAGCTCGAAGACCGTTTCCTCGAAGAAATCTCCCCCAGCCGCTCCAGAAAGCGCCGCTCGGCATGA
- a CDS encoding dipeptide/oligopeptide/nickel ABC transporter permease/ATP-binding protein codes for MTDLSMTNAPTAERKRRSNFQLLMANRLAAAGLFIFSFIVVVALLAPILPIPNPDITDQPNRLLPPFSAGHLLGTDHLGRDIVSRLIWGTQVSLLVGISATALAALFGSLIGLVAGYARGATDSILMRFVDMLMAFPYILLAIAIVAALGPGLLNALYAIALVNIPFFARNIRGVTVSIRNREFVDAARLSGKSHAAILFTEVLPNVLPVIVITMSTTVGWMILETAGLSFLGLGAQPPTADLGSMLGQARAQLFTAPHASIIPGIMIFVLVMSINLLGDGIRDVLDPRLRSGALDRPMAVTRIARRSKPAPTLADAPALVVESLSTGFDTGDSITPAVKDISFRLDKGECLGLIGESGSGKSVTALSLMGLVASPPGVITGGAAYVDGKDTFSLREQELIALRGARVAYVFQDPLTTLHPLFAVGDQIAEAILAHKSLGKTAARSRAVELMETVGIRDAASRASAFPHELSGGQRQRIGIAMALANDPDIIIADEPTTALDVTVQARILDLLQDLRRERGLALLLITHDFGVVAQVCDRVAVMKNGEIVEQGDTQAVLNDPQHNYTKRLIACVPELGEGHGFLDRVRPLFQEARP; via the coding sequence ATGACTGACCTTTCCATGACCAACGCCCCCACCGCCGAGCGCAAGCGCCGCAGCAATTTCCAGCTATTGATGGCCAATAGACTCGCCGCCGCAGGCCTGTTCATCTTCAGCTTCATCGTTGTCGTAGCGCTGCTCGCGCCGATACTGCCTATTCCCAACCCGGACATCACCGACCAGCCAAATCGCCTCCTGCCCCCGTTCAGCGCCGGACACCTGCTGGGCACCGATCATCTGGGCCGCGATATTGTCTCCCGCCTCATCTGGGGCACGCAGGTTTCCCTACTCGTCGGCATCAGTGCCACCGCGCTCGCAGCTTTGTTCGGCTCGCTGATCGGCCTCGTCGCCGGCTATGCGCGCGGCGCGACGGACAGCATCCTCATGCGCTTCGTCGATATGCTGATGGCTTTCCCCTATATCCTCCTCGCCATTGCCATCGTCGCCGCACTGGGGCCGGGCCTGCTCAACGCGCTCTACGCGATCGCGCTGGTCAACATCCCCTTCTTCGCGCGCAATATCCGCGGCGTCACCGTCTCGATCCGCAATCGCGAATTCGTCGACGCCGCGCGCCTCTCGGGCAAAAGCCATGCGGCGATCCTCTTTACCGAAGTCCTGCCCAATGTCCTGCCGGTCATCGTCATCACCATGTCGACCACCGTGGGCTGGATGATCCTCGAAACCGCCGGCCTCTCCTTCCTCGGCCTCGGTGCCCAGCCGCCCACGGCCGACCTCGGCTCCATGCTCGGCCAGGCCCGCGCACAGCTCTTCACCGCGCCCCATGCCTCGATCATTCCGGGCATCATGATTTTCGTGCTCGTCATGTCCATCAACCTTTTGGGCGACGGCATTCGCGACGTGCTCGATCCGCGCCTGCGCTCCGGTGCGCTGGACCGGCCCATGGCCGTGACCAGGATCGCCCGCAGGAGCAAACCTGCCCCCACCCTTGCCGATGCGCCGGCCCTCGTCGTCGAAAGCCTCTCGACCGGCTTCGATACTGGCGACAGCATCACCCCGGCCGTCAAGGACATCAGCTTCCGGCTCGACAAGGGCGAGTGCCTGGGCCTCATTGGAGAAAGCGGCTCCGGCAAGTCGGTCACCGCATTGTCGCTGATGGGCCTCGTCGCCTCCCCGCCCGGCGTCATCACCGGCGGCGCCGCCTATGTAGACGGCAAGGATACCTTCTCCCTGCGTGAGCAGGAATTGATCGCCCTGCGCGGCGCCCGCGTCGCCTATGTCTTCCAGGACCCGCTGACCACGCTCCATCCGCTTTTTGCCGTGGGCGACCAGATCGCCGAGGCCATCCTGGCCCATAAGTCTCTCGGCAAGACCGCCGCGCGCTCGCGCGCCGTGGAGCTCATGGAAACCGTCGGCATCCGCGATGCGGCAAGCCGGGCCTCGGCCTTTCCGCACGAGCTCTCGGGCGGCCAGCGTCAGCGCATCGGCATCGCCATGGCACTCGCCAACGATCCCGACATCATCATCGCTGATGAGCCCACCACCGCGCTCGACGTCACCGTACAGGCCCGTATTCTCGACCTCTTGCAGGATCTCAGGCGCGAGCGGGGCCTCGCCCTTCTCCTTATCACCCACGATTTCGGCGTCGTCGCCCAGGTCTGCGACCGGGTGGCGGTAATGAAAAATGGCGAGATCGTCGAACAGGGCGACACGCAAGCGGTCCTCAATGACCCGCAGCATAATTACACCAAGCGCCTAATCGCCTGTGTGCCGGAGCTGGGCGAGGGCCATGGCTTCCTCGACCGTGTCCGCCCGCTGTTTCAGGAGGCCCGCCCATGA
- a CDS encoding bifunctional cobalt-precorrin-7 (C(5))-methyltransferase/cobalt-precorrin-6B (C(15))-methyltransferase has protein sequence MTAPWLTIVGIGEDGLDGLSPAARSAIATAEIVFGGTRHLALAHAAISGDARPWLSPFSASVDAIIAEKGRAVCVLASGDPFRYGVGATLSRHVDPAQMRTFPHSSAFSLAAARLGWPLQDVVSLSLHGRPVDLIRPHLHSASRILALTSDEHGPAALAALLTEAGFGRSIITVMEALGGPREQVRSQMAEFFALGDIDPLNLCAVTVVPLPGARILPLAPGIEDDLFEHDGQITKRDIRALTLSALAPRPRETLWDIGAGSGSVGIEWMLAGPSLRTIAIEPHGERAARILRNAGRFGVPDLRVVTGKAPEALAGLEPPHAIFVGGGGSEPGVMEAALAALRPGGRLVANAVTLEMEHTLMTLYARHGGALTRVAVSHAEPIGTMKGWRPAMPITQWRWTKP, from the coding sequence GTGACCGCGCCCTGGCTCACCATTGTCGGCATCGGCGAGGATGGTCTTGATGGCCTGTCCCCGGCCGCCCGCAGCGCCATTGCTACAGCGGAGATCGTCTTTGGTGGAACCCGTCACCTCGCCCTGGCTCACGCCGCCATCAGCGGCGACGCCCGCCCCTGGCTTTCGCCCTTCTCGGCCTCCGTCGACGCCATCATCGCCGAAAAAGGCCGTGCGGTCTGCGTCTTGGCCTCCGGCGATCCGTTTCGATATGGCGTCGGCGCCACGCTATCCCGGCATGTCGATCCGGCGCAGATGCGTACCTTTCCCCATTCTTCCGCCTTCAGCCTTGCCGCAGCCCGCCTCGGCTGGCCGCTGCAGGATGTGGTCAGCCTTTCGCTGCATGGCCGGCCGGTCGACCTCATCCGGCCCCACCTCCATTCAGCGTCACGCATCCTGGCCCTGACCTCGGACGAGCACGGTCCGGCTGCACTCGCCGCCCTCCTGACCGAGGCCGGGTTCGGCCGGTCCATCATCACCGTGATGGAGGCCTTGGGCGGCCCGCGCGAACAGGTGCGCTCGCAGATGGCCGAGTTCTTCGCTCTGGGCGACATCGATCCGCTCAATCTCTGCGCCGTCACGGTCGTGCCGCTGCCCGGCGCGCGTATCCTGCCGCTGGCGCCCGGCATCGAGGACGATCTGTTCGAGCATGACGGGCAGATCACCAAGCGCGACATCCGGGCTCTTACCCTGTCGGCTCTCGCGCCCCGACCGCGCGAAACCCTCTGGGACATCGGCGCGGGCTCGGGGTCGGTGGGCATCGAGTGGATGCTGGCTGGCCCGAGCCTGCGCACCATTGCCATCGAGCCTCACGGCGAGCGCGCCGCCCGCATATTGCGCAATGCCGGCCGGTTCGGCGTCCCCGATCTGCGCGTCGTCACGGGCAAGGCGCCCGAAGCGCTTGCTGGCCTCGAGCCGCCCCATGCCATTTTTGTAGGGGGCGGTGGCTCGGAGCCGGGTGTGATGGAGGCCGCCCTCGCCGCCCTGCGCCCCGGCGGCCGCCTCGTCGCCAATGCGGTGACCCTTGAAATGGAACACACGCTCATGACCCTCTACGCCCGACACGGTGGCGCACTCACGCGCGTAGCGGTCAGCCATGCCGAACCCATCGGCACCATGAAAGGCTGGCGCCCGGCCATGCCCATCACCCAATGGCGGTGGACCAAGCCATGA